TTGATTATTAGTATTACATGCTGATACACGTGCAGttctttgtaataattttataaataataattttctaataattttattattgttctataataattttatttttattttgttttctgctTTATTTAGACTGACCCACCAACATCGGGTTATTCATGCTTACTTACAACGCCAGTAAAAAAGGGGGAAGGTAGGAATCGATAGTTCAATTTAACAAAGAGATTTTTATGATGTCATAAAAACTCATtgactaataaataattttatagattgcGCGAagcaaaaatttgataatgtcAAGTTATCGAAAGATAACGCCGCAACTTTCacattgtatgtatatgtaacaaaCTTCGAGGAACAAATAAAAGCAACTGCATTTAATTTATCGATCTCAGACATCAGTTTTAATAGTAAGGATATATTAGAcaaatatttgatgaaatattttcacaattgCTTTGTcgtgcattaaaatatttatttaaaattaggtTTAACCATGCGTTATCAAGAGATCGCTAACAAAAACGAGAATGCGTGTAGACACATAGAACTGTATGGAAATTCCAGTCATCCCGCGCCTAAAGATTTGTACGTCTCGTGTCCGTTTAACGACGCTACGTACGAAGGTGCCTCGTATCGCTTGGAGTGTCTCGTAATCGGAAAAAATTACGTGTATaccaagaaatatattttttacgtgcCGTGGCACAGATTTATCGGTGAGTTTTTTTTCGCACGTAGCTGCTTTATCGCGTTGTTCTCATTGTCACTATCTGTGAATCTTTCAGAGAATGGTGTCGACGTTAAAACGTATACGCCTTTTGTATATGTTGATGTATCGGATTCCTCGAATCTGGTGTTAAACGTACAACAGCTTCCATCGAGATATAATGTAACAGAGTACAAAGTGTGGTTGATTAAAAATGACACACAGTTAACAATTAGTACAATCATTCCCGCGGATAAAAGTGGGAGTCATGTTCAGTATAACTTTTCCCTACCCGATGGCATTTATTATGTCAAAGTCGCGGCTTTACATCGCGAATGCGGCGAACATGGATGCGCGAACAGCACGACGCCGTTTATACacataagtaaatataatcgTTTAACATgtgtctatatatatattttttttactttaaaagcAACTTTTTAAACGCCGTTATTTTCGCATTCCCAGACCGAGTGTCCAATCGATTGCTGATTATGATAATCAGTTTGATATGGATACCACCTGTTGTAGTGTTCGCGCTGTATCATGCGTTTAAGGTTTACAGAAAGAAGGGTGAGGATTTTTTCTCCGCAAAtatcgaattaaatttaaactcgTATCTCGACAAGTAATTCTTTTACACGATTTGTTACAGTCTTGAAGAGAATGGCGATGAGGCCGAATTGTTTGCTGATATACTCTCCGACGCATCCGGCGCACGTAAATGTAATGGGAGAGTTGGCAAAGTATCTGCGATGCTGCAACATCAATGCCATGATAGATATGTTCGATATCGCGAAGACCGCCAGCAAGGTGagtaattaattgaattatgcTTACGATATTATCGCGGTAATTgcctttaaaataaatcacgaATTAATTACGTTTAATTAACCTAATTAGTGAATTTATACGGGCGAAAGCGTGGCGCAATTTAACAAGATAACTCTGTTACCGTAGGATCCAGGTCTCTGGTGCAATACTGCGTTTCAGACCGCGGATGTTGTGCTCGTCGCGACGTCCCCGCCGACGTCCGCGAAATCCGACACGACGATTATTTATCGAAACGTGGACAATCACCTGTTGCGACTGCTCAAGGAGAACTATCCGCAGAGGAATAAGAGGTATTACGCGATACATCTGCCGTATTGCAAGTCGGATCACATACCGGAGGAAGCGCggcttttcaaaaaattccaCATGCCCGAGGAACTGACGAAGCTCGTAAAGACGATTTACGGTATTGGCTGTCTGCAATACTTCGCAGCGTCGGACGGAGAGTTCTTGGAGAGCATTAAATTTGCCACAATAATGTTTGAGGACGAGCCGAGCGCGACGAAAAATATCGAAGAGACCGGTAAGTAgcattgttttttgtttttttttttggtccgatatttgattttattatcgtAACAATAGCTTTGCTCTCTCTTCggatttttttacatgtattttcttaattgttgTATTTAAACGAAATCTACTTtctttttgcacattttatttgttgcatTCACTAAGGTTAAAGTCAAagctgcaaaattattattactatattaataattttacatctgTCTGAACTTTCTTCAGACGATTTATTACCGGCGATCGTCATACAAGAGAGTAAAGATTGCGATGCCGATCGGCCGATAAAAAATACTTCGCGATGTCCCGACACACCGGATTGCGACGTCATACCGCAGTCTTTCACGACAAACATCGACGAGTTGAACCTGCTCGGTGAGATTGGCGAGGGAAAGTCCTTCGGCTTCAATTCCGCGAGGAATGACTGCGAGTTTCGCATTGATAAGTTAAacttatgattttttttacgttgTGCAAGAATAGTTCGTAAGATATTTCtagaaagttttaatttaagtttTCTATACCGAAATTAATTGCATGTGCGAGATGAAGtgatatgaataaaaaatatttcataagttTTATTAACTCGTATCAAATGGGGATTTACGTCGAACCCACTTTTACATCCTTTAAATCCAAatcatattcttttttattaaaatattacactgCAGCCTGATGAAAAAATTCTCGCACTATATTTCTCATAGATCGCCTTATACTAAGTccgcataaaaatttatcacaacACCTAACGAtgataaaatcaaaaattgttcCTTCTCATCCtcactttctcttttttttttcttactaacttttttcttttcactttTCCTCATCTTtggaaagattattattacaatgacACAAACGCTGCTGAAAATCAGGTAAGagtaatacaattaaatacaatattccATTGTGGAAGcatctttttatatgttttgtaatatattaattacaagaaaataacATGGCACAAATGTAATTAATCAGTTTGCAACGCGCATACTACATATCGTTGTCGTTAACGCGTCGAagagtaacaaaaaaaagttaaacgtGGTATAAGGTTGAAATCATACGCAGTTGTAAAAACTCGTACGACAAATAACTAGGCTAATCGTGTGGAATGTGTtgcattttatacataaatacaaaagGGACGATTTTGTTCACGGTGAAACACGGCAAAACAGTCTTCGTCTTCAGATATGATGTCGTACTAACCGGAAGCTCACGCACGCGTCtcgcaaattattattcatacacTTCGCTCATATCATTTCGACGTGCGATCAGCGGTATTGTATCGAAAGCCACAAAAGCTAGTGCGACAATAGAAAGTATCTCGTTTCAAAGTAAGCGTGATGATGATTAAGTTTCAAATCGATAGTGCCGTGAACAGGGCGTCCTATCTGTCGCACAACTTCGCGGAAATTTATCAAGAAAGATTTGAcagaagattattttaaacattttaattattttaatttaaattattagatatttcaGTAATATAATCTCAAATTAAGTTAAAGctaaaatctattttacaaatatttcgtTATTCATTAAAGCTTAATttaatgagataaaaattattagtaataattaggaaataatttaGTCTTTGTAATTTAGGACACTCTGTACGCAGCATTCGTAAATTCTAAGCTTGTCGTTCTCAATGAGCAACACTAACTTCATCACAGTTGCATAGTGTGACATACAGATTTTAAAATGCTGATTGGAAAACTTTGATGTGGTCTTTTCTTCCAGAAATCGCACGGATGATTATAATGcataagtattattattaatagtaataaaagcGGTCTTATCAATAGTGATCAACAGTCGTACGACTTtaagtacataaaaatagGACAAATTAgttactaatttatatttggtATAGTGATCGCTTCGCGCGATATAGTTTGCTCTTGATTTTCTACAGAGCGTTTCGTTCATTCGGTCAtctcaaaaattgtttctgcGTATTTCTTCAATTCGCAGCTGACAATTAGTCAACTTCGCAAAATTTATACTCGCTGCTGCAAAGAGTCAGCTTCAGCAAATCTGCATCCATTCAgcacattttcatttttacttcATCATTGTCATTTTCCGCAATTTGTGCAAAATACCGCCCGTAAAAATGGCGCTCAGTATCCCATTCGAATCATTCGTTTCCAATCGCTCGCTCAcagttttctttctctttcattctcttgttaaataaatattcaccTCTCTCGCACAATTCTTCAATCGTCATTCACTCCATCATGCAGCTTTTCTTCCATTTGTCATGATAACGAAAACACGCCGAGACTCAGACAAGTGGCATGTTacgtcattttttaaattttctcatttgtcAAAGACTCGCTGCGAGATTACATTGCTCAGTTCGTCACGTTATTGTCGCTCTTGTCGTCATCCATGCTGTTGAATACCAGGAGGTCCTCCGTCTCCGTAGATTTCCTTCCCTGCATGTCGATATAGGACTGAGGACGTTCGTTAGGTGGTGTCCTCAAATCGTTCTCGCTATTGCTTGTCACACTGACGTTCCTCAGCTTTATAGGACTCTCGTAGTGGTTGGCGTTCAGGCTCTCGGGTCGGTCGTTCACGTAGGGCGACTTCACGGGTTCTTCGGGGAAGGACGCTACAGTCGGTTGCCAGAACGCCTGCAACTTGTCTACCTTGTCGCACTTGGTGACCGGCTCGGAGGAAATCCGGCCCAGATAGTTGACGATGTCTGTCTTCACGGTATTGGCGGTACCGTTGCTCAATTGATCGTTGCCAGTATCTAAAAGAATTTCGACAATTTCAATACAAAtcgaattatttcaaaattaattaaatattataagtgttttaatatttttcattgcgtTATAcagcattatattattaacacagattattgaaaataattgatttataaaattttaaaatatctaatatctTGCACGCCATCGAATCGATTTATTCCACTTACCATTCGGACTATCTAAGACTTGCAGGGACGCGAAATAGGCCTGATTGTGGACGGTTCGTGGATTAAGATCGAGATATTCGACGCCATCCTCCAGCATGCGTTCCCAATGCATAGTCAGTTCCTTGAAGGACGGTCGCATGGCAGGCTCTTGGTGCCAACAGGACACCATCAGtttatatctgaaaaaaaaaaaatattttacagtatAACCCAGTCTAGATTTCCCTAGAAGttgtaaacataaaaaagtgACTCTGATTTTCTGTCTGCGGAAGAAGAATGTGACTTGTAAAATGAAAGAATGTACTTTTACGACGAGCTTTACGAGCCAAGGAGGTTAACCTAGTTTATTTTACTGGCATTTTTCCAGTGTCATAGTTTCATCAatgataattgaaaatatcgcGCGTACGCTACTGTTTGAAAGCTTAATCATCTCtgtgtgaattatttttagccGTCTTATCATACGTATTGCTAATTTAGTAATACATGAGGTTGATAATATACGGTGATCTAATCTTCGcgaagataaatatttcatatgtgACATTAAGTCACGCTACTGTGTGATCAAGAACTCTCTTTGATAATAATTGCGCAACGAGTCGCTCGTAATTATGAATATCATATGACATATGATGGTCGCACGCACTTGATTTTATCAGCGTCAGTTTGCTGCAAGTTAACGCGTATGCTAATTACAACCAGTCCGGAAAAgctctgtttaaaaaaaatatgaatttgtcGAGAGACGTAgcataactttttaaaagataattgcAAAAGACAAGCATGGAATACAActgttatatatttgaaaggcaatttagataaaattaacttttctaTAAATGCATTTGGCAATAATCTTTAGAGGgatacttaaaaaaagatgaCGCGATTGTCGAGCACTCACAGCTGTTGCGAACAGTTGGGCGGCTTCTCCATACGGTAGCCGGCCTTCAGTAGATTGTAGAGATTATGTACGTCCACTCCAGGGTACGGCGAGGCTCCTAACGTGACCAACTCCCACAGGAGCACGCCGAAGCTCCAAACGTCCGATTTGCTGGTGTACACATGGTCGGCCAGGGATTCCGGCGCCATCCATTTTACGGGCACTGCGGGCAGCAATCGTAAAACCTTGAATAACGCGCAAAGTAGTACGAGTCGGGCTTGCGCGAGTCATTAAAAGTGTTTTTCCCGCGAATCcgccgagagagagagttacGAGCGGATTACTTCGTCGCGGTTAAATTAGGGTCGTTGGTATCAAACTAAACTGctgaaaaaaaagcattatttgCGACTTGCAAAGTCGCATTTAattctcttttaaaaaattacttttagtGCTGCACTGTTCCGATAAATTGCAAGCTTTGTAATTGTGTaagatttgtaattaatttttatctattattaaacaaatactGAAACAAAAAcatgaaattattaagttattatcgaattattattatatcgataGTGATAATTcagcaataataatgtaaaaaagtcTGCAAATTTTGAATTGAATAGAGTGTTAAATTAAGTGGATGATTATCTactaattaatactattaattgGTGAATCAATCTCACCTCGTCCTTTGCTTCTCTTTAAATACGCGTCGTCCTCGTACACATCGCGAGTTAGACCAAAGTCCGAGATCTTGCAGACCTTGCCAGTTGCGAGCAAAACATTTCTCGCAGCGAGATCTCGATGCACCAACTGCAGTGCGGAGGAAACTTTGATTAATTGCTAATGACTTGACCGAGTTGAGACATTTCTTAACTTTTCCGTCCGCAGAAATGCAGTCGTGATCCGCAtgcttttaaattacaatacatTAAACAAACTAGCAACGGTGGTTGGAATGCCACAggaatttctaatttattgatttctggttgataattatactttaaaacaGATTTAAATGTTTCGGAAATAACGAGAagaagtttaataatttgaaaaatttcaaataattcgaTAAACGCTCGGAGGAGATTTTTCATCGTACCTTAATATCGGCGAGATACGTCATTCCTTTGCTGATTTGCCAGGCGAATGAGAGAATATCTCGTGGCGTTATAGTATAGTTTGATGCATTATTATCGGTGCATTGCGACTCCTCGCTGGCATTGATCGCTGAAGTGGAAAGCAGAGACGTCGAGCCGGGTACTCTGTCTTCCGTCTCTAAGTGCCGGCTGCGTCTCAGATAGTTGCTGAAATTACGTGTAAATTTATCCTATAAGCGAGCAATATCCGGGAAACTGTTGGTCAATAATCCGTTAGCTCTCGAGAAACTGGATTACAATGGCGGTGAGCGCCGGTATGTGCCGTATCcgtggaaaaatttaattaccaGCTGGCAACTGGTTTCGCAAAGGTTATTGTCCCGGCGATGGTAGAATTCCACGTGACGGAATTCCGCATCGCGGCAAATTCCCGGAGTTATTTCCGCGTTTGTAAGCCCGCGTTCGTTGCAATGCGTTCATTTAGACGCGTGTATGGGGATATCGTAGGtataaatgagataaaattgcGCGGCTTTTAATGCCATTCCTGAATCATAACGAGACAATGAAAATACCAGACTACAAATACCGACTCAGGAgcgttatttattcattacagGCACTTACACTTTAATAAAAGAGAacctttctttttaattttctaggATAATGCActtcttttattctattaaGAAGGGCAAAGGCTCGTTTTGTTGCAAACGATGGTGAGAATAAAAGGCTTGTTCGAGCCGGACAGCGGAATTGTTTGCGATTATTATTTTCCGTCTATTTTCGCACAAAGTTTTCACAGAACATTTCTCTAATGTTTCTTGTCACATCTCATTACAGTACATTACGAAAGATAAAATCGTCATCGTAGAAGTTAAAGCCAGAAGTTTCGATAAGCATGATGCACGATTCAGTCGCGTCGATTCACTTCCAGTAGTTCGTAGTCGGACTTTTATATCGATAAGACCAGATGCTCGCGTAAAGCGGAAAGGTCATAAATAGTTCCAAGACAGCGGTCGAATATATCACGGCGCGTACTCACCGTAAGGAGCCGAATTCGGCGAATTCGATGATAAGGTAGACGGGCGCGCCTGGCGGTGTCGTGCACGCTCCCAGCAGCCGGATCACATTCGGATGCTGCGCCTCCTTCAGGAGCTGATATTCCGATAGCAAATCCGCCAGTTCAGACGTGCATGCATCTTCCTTCAAAGTTTTCACAGCGACAGTCGTGGCACCGGGCATTCCGCCGATATTCATGGCTTTGGCGCGCAAAACGCGCCCGAACTCGCCTTCGCCCAGCACCTGCTCGATCTTCAGAAGTGATCGCGGAAATTCCCACTTCGGATCCGGCTGAAAATTCCACGTGAAAATTCGAAAGTTAGATATTTCCATTTGCGCGAAGCTACATTCTACAATTAATACgtgacaattttaattgtctaatttaattaaaagtcaaAGAAGGGTCTTTGGCCATTAAGAGATTAAAATCTTGATATCATATTACTTTTGAACATTTATACTTATTAggttgaattaatttatttatttatattcaacgACGCCGGTTAATTAGATTACCCTCCCACTTTAATCTCCGCGAGTTTTCTTTGCAACATACGAAGAACGCTTCGGAAGATTCGGAGTGAGAATGGCGAGCGCGAGCGCCGATTAATAAATCCTTTCGTGCTAGTTACGATAAAAGCTCTACTCCCTCTAATCCGACGTCACGCTTCGCTGGAACGTGTTTCGTGTCAGACGATATCTGCTCGTGTTACTTCGCACGAGTTGCTTTGCAAAGGACGCGAGCGGATATCCAATTAAACGACGGTTTGGGAATGATAATGGGATCACGTAGTTAATGAGAGACACCGCTTTTCGAATTAGCAGTCGTTTGGAATTTAGTAATATTGTAACTATATTCACTGAGAATTTTACCACCTTTGAATGGGTGCCATTAATCTCGCGCAAGGATTAACGTGGATGAATAGACGCCGTATGAATCACCGAGCAAAGGTTGCGCTTGagaaaatatgcatatttctCGTATCtcgttttatttcaaataactgATTCGAATAAACTGATATATCACGAAACTTTATCTCGCGCCAATATGATAGAACTTTTTCGCATTTTCCAATTCACTttcgatatataaattttgtaacacCGCAATATTGACTCGTGAAAGTGAATCGCGTCACTGCCGACATCTTCGCATTTCCTCCATCAGACAGCGGAATTTCCCTAGAATTCGTATCTATTCTTTGTCACGATGACGAAAATGCGTGGGCGCGGGTCGTCGCGAAATGGTATGATTTTGGCGTAGCGTCTTTCTCAGCAATTTTAACCAAGATAAATGTATGACGGCTGACGTAAATAAAGAGATAATGTGATAGCACGACCAAGTCATGTTGCGAGTAAGCAATTTAAGGGTTGAAATTATTAGAGTAATTAAACGTGGAAATTAAACGTcgaaattagaataaatttaaaaagatagaaatcaaaattattataataattggaGCATTAATTTTGCTCTCATCAGGCTCTTCTcgcaataaaaatcatttgcTTTTAAGATCTAACAACGAAATTTATACGACGTAAGAGTGGTTGAAGGGTTCATACGTGCGTTACGAAAGAGTTTACGTGTTCCGTAAATCCACTGTTCGCTGAACTGAACAAGCCGTGTTACAGTCACTTTCGTTTCAACTTCATCGAATAAAGGCGACGACTTTATCTCGCTGATGTCGCTTCAAGGAGAACGCACCTCGCAAAGAATAGAACTATCGTGAATTCTCTTCGCTGACGTTTCACAGCGTTGCTTGTCTTTTTCATCGACATTTTTACCGCGTAAAACCTCCTTCATTCGATTGTGGGTGTTCCGAGCAGCGATATGCGGTTGCACCTCTCTGTCTGCTCAAAATATGAGAGGaaagtttatgtaaaaatattacttcagCAATTCAGAGTTTATATTCTAAACTTTATAATGACAAGATATGAGTTATAAAATGTACGcgttttagaatttataattttatcgtcTTTTTTGACGATGTGTGATCAGAATTTGCATTTCAATTAGCtttgaagagagaaaaaaattgagtcaaaggtttttttattaatt
This DNA window, taken from Linepithema humile isolate Giens D197 chromosome 7, Lhum_UNIL_v1.0, whole genome shotgun sequence, encodes the following:
- the LOC105668447 gene encoding uncharacterized protein isoform X2, with the translated sequence MRKTFRSFFVVVVLCLLTGRAIASDCYPNYCQKLTDPPTSGYSCLLTTPVKKGEGLTMRYQEIANKNENACRHIELYGNSSHPAPKDLYVSCPFNDATYEGASYRLECLVIGKNYVYTKKYIFYVPWHRFIENGVDVKTYTPFVYVDVSDSSNLVLNVQQLPSRYNVTEYKVWLIKNDTQLTISTIIPADKSGSHVQYNFSLPDGIYYVKVAALHRECGEHGCANSTTPFIHINRVSNRLLIMIISLIWIPPVVVFALYHAFKVYRKKVLKRMAMRPNCLLIYSPTHPAHVNVMGELAKYLRCCNINAMIDMFDIAKTASKDPGLWCNTAFQTADVVLVATSPPTSAKSDTTIIYRNVDNHLLRLLKENYPQRNKRYYAIHLPYCKSDHIPEEARLFKKFHMPEELTKLVKTIYGIGCLQYFAASDGEFLESIKFATIMFEDEPSATKNIEETDDLLPAIVIQESKDCDADRPIKNTSRCPDTPDCDVIPQSFTTNIDELNLLGEIGEGKSFGFNSARNDCEFRIDKLNL
- the LOC105668447 gene encoding uncharacterized protein isoform X1, translated to MRKTFRSFFVVVVLCLLTGRAIASDCYPNYCQKLTDPPTSGYSCLLTTPVKKGEDCAKQKFDNVKLSKDNAATFTLYVYVTNFEEQIKATAFNLSISDISFNSLTMRYQEIANKNENACRHIELYGNSSHPAPKDLYVSCPFNDATYEGASYRLECLVIGKNYVYTKKYIFYVPWHRFIENGVDVKTYTPFVYVDVSDSSNLVLNVQQLPSRYNVTEYKVWLIKNDTQLTISTIIPADKSGSHVQYNFSLPDGIYYVKVAALHRECGEHGCANSTTPFIHINRVSNRLLIMIISLIWIPPVVVFALYHAFKVYRKKVLKRMAMRPNCLLIYSPTHPAHVNVMGELAKYLRCCNINAMIDMFDIAKTASKDPGLWCNTAFQTADVVLVATSPPTSAKSDTTIIYRNVDNHLLRLLKENYPQRNKRYYAIHLPYCKSDHIPEEARLFKKFHMPEELTKLVKTIYGIGCLQYFAASDGEFLESIKFATIMFEDEPSATKNIEETDDLLPAIVIQESKDCDADRPIKNTSRCPDTPDCDVIPQSFTTNIDELNLLGEIGEGKSFGFNSARNDCEFRIDKLNL